AGCGCGGACGGCGGGTTGTCCAGCCGTGCGACAAGGACATGGTCATGTTGTTCGACGAGGGCGGTCTTCTTCGTCATCCTGCCTCTCCGGGGGCGGGTGGTAGGCGCCTGGGTACGGCTCGGACAGAGCGGGACAAGCTTGGGAAGGCCTGGTACGGGTGTCGTCGGGAGCCGCGACCTGTCTCCTCACCGCTTCCATGCTGACAAGATCACCCGCAGCAAGCGCCTCAACGCTCCGCGCCGTCAGCTCAGTTACCCGCGTTCAAGCGGGGCGGCCGGACAGCTACCGCCTCAAGTGGCCCGAGGACCGCGGCCAACGGCATCGGCAGTCACCGACCGTCCGCCGAGGCGATCGCGCCGAGAAGCCTCATGGTCCGGGCGCTGACCGGCCGGTCAGCGCCCGGATCCTCGGGACGGCTCAGCCCTGGGCGCGTCCGCTCGGCCCTTGGGCCGGGCGGGTTCAGCCCTTGGGCAGGGCGTAGGTCCGCGCCGCGGGCACCTCGTGGGCCGGTTCGACGTTCGTGAGGCCACCGGGGGCCGTCTTCGCCGGCTTGTGGATGAAGCTCTGGTACGTCGCCGGCTTGGTGCGGTCCGAGAAGTTCAGCGGCACGCCGAGCACGGTGAGCCGGGACTGCTCGCGGTGGGCGGCGGCTATGCCCTCGCGCGTCAGGTCCTTCGCCTTGCAGGCCGCCTTGAGGTCCTCGCCGAGGACGCTGATCGCATTCCAGCCGCTGACGACACCCGGGTCGAGCAGGTCCTTCGGGTACTTCGCCTTGTAGTCCTTGGCGAGCTTCTGCATGGCAGGGTTGTCGGTGAACGCCGGGGCGGGACTCACCACCTGGAGCATCTTCTCCAGGGCGGGTCCGACCGGGGTCGCCAGCAGCTGCGGGGCGAAGCCCGGCGAGCTGGTGAGGACCGGGACGGCGAAGCCCGCGGCGGCGGCGGTGCCGACCAGGGCGGCCGTCTGACGCGGACCGGCGCTGATCAGGATCGCTTTGACGCCGGCCTGCTTGAGCGCGGTGACCTGGGCGGTCAGGTCCTGGTCGGTGGGCTTGATCTTCTGCCCGACGACGGTCAGCTTCGCCTTCTTCGCCGCGTAGGTGGCACCGGCGAGCGCGTTCTCGCCGTACTCACCCTCGAAGTAGACGTGGCCGATCTTGTCCCCCGCCTTCAGCTTGGCCGTACGGACGACATGGTCGACGCCGTTGATCATGTCGATGTCGTAGGTGGAGCCGACCACCTGGACGTACTCGCCGCCCAGCAGGGTGGAGGCCCAGGCCATCGGGAACGTGAGCAGGTGCTTGGACTCGAGTTCCTGTGACAGCGAGGACACCACCGGGGAGCCGACCATCTGCGACACGGCGGCCACGTTCGGCTCCGTCTCGGTGAACGCGGACACGGCCTTCTGGACGTCGTAGCCGTGGTCCTTGACGGTGATCCTGACGGTCCGGCCGCAGACGCCGCCGGAGGCGTTGAGCTGGTCGGCGTACAGCTGCTGGGCGTTGACGATGCTCTTGCCGAGCGAGGCGTACGGGCCGGTGAGGTCGGTGAGCGCGCCCAGGGTGATGGTCTTCTCCGTCACTCCGGGGCCGGTCTTGACGCCGTCGCTGCCGGCGCTGCTCGCGTCGGTACCGCTCTTGGTGCTGCAGGCCGTGGCGCTCAGGGCGAGTGCGGCGATGACGGCTGCGGCCGGGGCAAGTCGGGTGCTTCTCACGGGGTGTGCTCCTTCGGGGCGGTGCGGGTGCGCAGAGGGAAACGCCGGGTGCGGGGGGAGCCGTCGCCCTTGCGGCGCGGCCGTCTGTGGGCCAGTCCGGCCAGGCCGCCGGGGGCGAAGATCAGAACGAGGACGATCGCGGTTCCGTAGAGGTAGCGGGCCGCGTCGCCCGGGGACACGCCGGATCCCGTGGTGCCGGGAGCGGTGAGCAGGGGCAGGTCGTCGGCGTACTTGGTGAGGAGGTGGGGGATCAGGGCGACGAAGACCGCGCCGCAGGCCGCGCCGCCTACCGAGCCGAGGCCGCCGATGACGATCATCGCGAGGTAGTCGATGGACAGCAGCAGGCCGAAGTGGTCGGGGACGACGCGCTTGAACACCAGGGCCAGCAGGGCGCCGGCGGCACCCGCGTACATCGAGGAGACGATGAACGCGGAGGCGCGGTAGCGGGTGAGATGGACTCCCATCACGGCGGCGGCGACCTCGCTGTCGCGTACGGCGCCGAGGGCGCGGCCGGGGCGTCCGCGCAGGATGTTGCGGGCGGCCAGCCAGGCCACGGCCACCAGGGCCAGGCCGACGTACCACAGGCGCTCCAGCCCGCCGAAGGGGACGCCGAGGACGGCGAGCCCGTCGGGGGAGGTGTCGGTGAAGGAGAAGCCGAGGATGTCCAGCGGTGGTACGGAACGGCCGTTGAAGCCGCCGGTGA
Above is a window of Streptomyces sp. DT2A-34 DNA encoding:
- a CDS encoding ABC transporter substrate-binding protein, which produces MRSTRLAPAAAVIAALALSATACSTKSGTDASSAGSDGVKTGPGVTEKTITLGALTDLTGPYASLGKSIVNAQQLYADQLNASGGVCGRTVRITVKDHGYDVQKAVSAFTETEPNVAAVSQMVGSPVVSSLSQELESKHLLTFPMAWASTLLGGEYVQVVGSTYDIDMINGVDHVVRTAKLKAGDKIGHVYFEGEYGENALAGATYAAKKAKLTVVGQKIKPTDQDLTAQVTALKQAGVKAILISAGPRQTAALVGTAAAAGFAVPVLTSSPGFAPQLLATPVGPALEKMLQVVSPAPAFTDNPAMQKLAKDYKAKYPKDLLDPGVVSGWNAISVLGEDLKAACKAKDLTREGIAAAHREQSRLTVLGVPLNFSDRTKPATYQSFIHKPAKTAPGGLTNVEPAHEVPAARTYALPKG
- a CDS encoding branched-chain amino acid ABC transporter permease, giving the protein MSDTRDTTDSRDTTDSRDTTDSRDTTDSRDTVAAPGPAPADSPSVQARWSGRLTPRGRRAATLAAGVLVLLALPFYVTSFWLQTGLFAMAAVIGAIGLNLLSGTTGQLSLGHAFFLAVGAYGYVWLAAEPSGTGSSSLYGLGLPPVLAFVLAIVLAGAAGGLFSPISGRLRGMYLGIATLALVFLGHHMMLNAPQVTGGFNGRSVPPLDILGFSFTDTSPDGLAVLGVPFGGLERLWYVGLALVAVAWLAARNILRGRPGRALGAVRDSEVAAAVMGVHLTRYRASAFIVSSMYAGAAGALLALVFKRVVPDHFGLLLSIDYLAMIVIGGLGSVGGAACGAVFVALIPHLLTKYADDLPLLTAPGTTGSGVSPGDAARYLYGTAIVLVLIFAPGGLAGLAHRRPRRKGDGSPRTRRFPLRTRTAPKEHTP